CAATGATAATCGCTAACACAGTATCCAGGGTCACGTCTCCGCCGGTCACGGACGTGTCGGGTAATTGACACCTGCGAGACTTGGGCTCGAATTTTCGCAGCGCAACAATTGCTAACAAACAAACAGAAAGCACCGCAAGCATCCCGGTGGTCGTGGTATGGCCGGTGGTCAGCACCACCACCGAACCAACATCGACAAGTACCATCCCGGTTACTTCGGAAAGATTGGTATGAGGTACTTCCACAAGCAGCAGAACCTGTTCTGGAAGCCCGTCATCAACCTCGACAAGCTCTGGTCTCTCATCCCCGCTGAGAAGCGCGACGAGTACCTCGCCAAGAAGGGTGGCAACGCTCCCGTCCTCAACCTCCTCGACTACGGCTACTCCAAGCTCCTCGGAAAGGGCCGTCTCCCCGAGGTCCCCATTGTCGTTCGCGCCCGCTACGTCAGCGCcgaggcggagaagaagatcaaggagGCCGGCGGTGTCGTTCAGCTCGTCGCATAAATAGCGCCACGATACGATTGTGCATGATAAGGCGTCTCGGAATCATACAAAAGGATAACGGCAATGATTGGGATGGATCTTCAAGTCCGCAGTATACCCCACGGGTCTGCGTAGACTTGCGTTCAGCGTGGTGGCTGAGGAATGTTTCATAGACAATATGACCATTCCTGAATCAACCTTTGGCCTTTGGTGGCTTTCTCGCTCATGCGATGTCTGGACGATTGGTGTTTGGATGGCGGCGCTATCCTTCGGCGGCCTCGTCTGGTGATGTTGTGACGTTCTTGCGCTGTGTGATGTGATGTGAAAATTTTGATATGCTAACCAACCACGAGTCTAGTATTCCTGCCAACTCCTGACCGTATTCGATGGGCTCGTACTTATCCGCGCCTACGCTGATTCACTTCCATCGACCTGCAACCGGTCATTGTTGTCAACACGCTTCCACGATGCATACCCACAGCAATCGCGCTGTTGATCATTTCATGTCAATATTCGCACGCGATTGCTCGGGTATTCTGAATAGTATGCTACACCAGGCAGTACAAATGGCAATCAATAACATTTCAGTATCTCATTCGACTGTAGGTGCCTTTTCCCAACTGGAAACACACACTGCATTCATCGGCATTTCGTATTGAGGTTTCATTTCCTATCTTTTCATTCTCATGCCCCGAGACGAGAATTCGTTGAAGATCGTTTAAAAGCCAGTCAATCACATCTAGCGACTAACAGTTCAGCCATCTTCTAGATGGATGTCTTGTCTTCGAAGTAACAACCCAGCGATCCCGCGACGACTTCGCAGATCCATCGAAGAGAGACTTCCGTAGCAACTTTCAAAGTCAGCCGCGCATCGCTCACCACGTCTTCCGTGTAGCCTCTCCATTCTCATCCATCAATACCAATGCCGTATACTAGAAATCTCTTTATCTCCCCTTATGATCAGCACACGGCTTGTGAGCACTAACCCCTTACATTAAAGGGCTCGGCTCCCGTGAAATAGACAGTGAACTACTGTGTATCTCTGGTGCGCGAAAATTCGGCGGCAGAGTAAGATTGCTCGAATGTGATTTGGCAGCGCGGACACGATGAGCATATTGCTTGTTGGCTTCGCGC
This sequence is a window from Alternaria dauci strain A2016 chromosome 7, whole genome shotgun sequence. Protein-coding genes within it:
- a CDS encoding 60S ribosomal protein uL15, which codes for MPTRLTKTRKHRGHVSAGHGRVGKHRKHPGGRGMAGGQHHHRTNIDKYHPGYFGKIGMRYFHKQQNLFWKPVINLDKLWSLIPAEKRDEYLAKKGGNAPVLNLLDYGYSKLLGKGRLPEVPIVVRARYVSAEAEKKIKEAGGVVQLVA